The Iamia majanohamensis genome window below encodes:
- a CDS encoding acyl-CoA thioesterase — protein MDPLPFLGLEATHNPHRWYLPVAPHLCTGHQFLFGGCGLGAAIEALERTTDRPLIWATAQYLSYARPPSTMDIDVTVPVSGSTVSQARAVARVGDDEILTVNAALGHRDLPHRGQFVAMPEVPSPDDCAPRPSRFRHDTDSIMSRIDLRLARGRQMEDFDGVPLPEGRSALWARMDDLPETTAAKLAVLGDYVPFGTSQALGRDVGGNSLDNTLRVVRLVPSEWVLVDIEVQALERGFGHGRVHLWAEDGTLLATASQSTIARTWD, from the coding sequence ATGGACCCCCTGCCCTTCCTCGGCCTGGAGGCCACCCACAACCCGCACCGCTGGTACCTGCCGGTCGCCCCGCACCTCTGCACCGGCCACCAGTTCCTCTTCGGGGGGTGCGGGCTGGGCGCCGCCATCGAGGCGCTGGAGCGCACCACCGACCGCCCCCTGATCTGGGCCACCGCCCAGTACCTCTCCTACGCCCGACCCCCGTCGACCATGGACATCGACGTGACCGTGCCGGTGAGCGGGTCGACGGTCAGCCAGGCCCGGGCCGTGGCCCGGGTGGGCGACGACGAGATCCTCACCGTGAACGCCGCCCTCGGCCACCGCGACCTGCCGCACCGGGGCCAGTTCGTGGCCATGCCGGAGGTGCCGTCACCCGACGACTGCGCCCCCCGGCCGTCGCGGTTCCGCCACGACACCGACAGCATCATGTCCCGCATCGACCTGCGCCTGGCCCGGGGTCGCCAGATGGAGGACTTCGACGGCGTGCCCCTGCCCGAGGGCCGCTCGGCGCTGTGGGCCCGCATGGACGACCTGCCCGAGACGACCGCGGCCAAGCTGGCGGTGCTCGGCGACTACGTGCCCTTCGGCACCAGCCAGGCCCTGGGGCGCGACGTCGGGGGCAACAGCCTCGACAACACCCTGCGGGTGGTGCGGCTGGTGCCGAGCGAGTGGGTCCTGGTCGACATCGAGGTCCAGGCCCTGGAGCGGGGCTTCGGCCACGGGCGGGTCCACCTGTGGGCCGAGGACGGCACCCTCCTCGCCACCGCCTCGCAGTCCACCATCGCCCGCACCTGGGACTAG